A section of the Falco peregrinus isolate bFalPer1 chromosome 3, bFalPer1.pri, whole genome shotgun sequence genome encodes:
- the RNF19A gene encoding E3 ubiquitin-protein ligase RNF19A has protein sequence MKFNPFLMSDLDMSLHRQMGSDRDLQSSASSVSLPSVKKAPKKRRISLGSLFRRKKDTKRKSRDLNGGVDGIASIESIHSEMCTDKNSIFSTCTSSDNGTTSSSKPSGDFMECPLCLLRHSKDRFPEIMTCHHRSCVDCLRQYLRIEISESRVNISCPECSERFNPHDIRLILNDDILMEKYEEFMLRRWLVADPDCRWCPAPDCGYAVIAFGCASCPKLTCGREGCGTEFCYHCKQIWHPNQTCDAARQERAQSLRLRTIRSSSISYSQESGAAADDIKPCPRCAAYIIKMNDGSCNHMTCAVCGCEFCWLCMKEISDLHYLSPSGCTFWGKKPWSRKKKILWQLGTLVGAPVGIALIAGIAIPAMIIGIPVYVGRKIHNRYEGKDISKHKRNLAIAGGVTLSVIVSPVVAAVTVGIGVPIMLAYVYGVVPISLCRSGGCGVSAGNGKGVRIEFDDENDMNVGGTNAAIDTTSVAEARHNPSIGEGSVGGLTGSLSASGSHMDRIGAIRDNLSETASTMALAGASITGSLSGSAMVNCFNRLEVQADVQKERYSLSGESGTVSLGTVSDNASTKAMAGSILNSYIPLDREGNSMEVQVDIESKPAKFRHNSGSSSVEDGSAAGRGNAGCSATCLPESKSSATKWSKETTAGKKCKGKLRKKSSVKINETREDMDAQLLEQQSTNSSEFDSPSLSDSIPSVADSHSSHFSEFSCSDMESMKTSCSHGSSDYHTRFTTVSVLPEVENDRLENSPQPSGIPVPVPTAPSTDVPQLSYIAEESINNGSSTDVDLGVGETLKETNNNHSQHAVELSTTIQTEI, from the exons CCTTTTCcggagaaaaaaagacacaaaacgCAAGTCTAGGGATTTAAATGGTGGTGTTGATGGGATTGCAAGTATTGAAAGTATTCATTCAGAAATGTGTACAGACAAGAACTCTATTTTCTCCACGTGTACCTCTTCTGATAACGGAACAACCTCTAGCAGCAAACCAAGTGGAGACTTCATGGAATGCCCCTTGTGCCTTTTGCGGCACTCCAAGGACAGGTTCCCGGAGATAATGACTTGTCACCATAGATCTTGTGTGGATTGCTTGCGTCAGTATCTCCGGATAGAAATCTCCGAGAGCAGGGTTAATATTAGCTGTCCAGAATGCTCAGAACGATTTAATCCTCATGACATTCGTTTGATATTAAATGATGACATCCTGATGGAAAAATATGAAGAGTTTATGCTTAGGCGATGGCTGGTTGCGGATCCTGATTGTAGGTGGTGCCCAGCTCCAGACTGTgg ATACGCTGTGATCGCTTTTGGATGTGCCAGCTGTCCCAAACTTACATGTGGACGAGAAGGCTGTGGAACTGAGTTTTGCTACCACTGTAAGCAGATTTGGCATCCCAACCAGACCTGTGATGCTGCTCGCCAGGAGAGAGCTCAAAGTCTGCGCCTGAGAACAATTCGTTCTTCATCTATTAGTTACAGCCAGGAGTCTGGAGCAGCAG ctgatGACATAAAGCCATGCCCACGGTGTGCTgcttatataataaaaatgaatgatgGAAGCTGCAATCATATGACTTGTGCCGTCTGTGGCTGTGAATTCTGTTGGCTATGTATGAAAGAGATCTCAGATTTACATTACTTAAg CCCATCAGGTTGCACATTCTGGGGAAAGAAACCGTGGAGCCgtaagaagaaaatactgtggCAACTAGGGACGCTTGTTGGAGCTCCTGTAGGAATTGCCTTAATAGCTGGCATTGCTATTCCTGCTATGATTATTGGAATTCCTGTGTATGTGGGACGCAAG ATTCACAATCGGTATGAAGGCAAAGACATTTCGAAGCACAAGCGAAACTTGGCTATAGCAGGTGGTGTAACCTTATCTGTAATTGTTTCTCCGGTTGTAGCTGCAGTAACTGTAG GTATTGGTGTTCCTATTATGCTGGCTTACGTGTACGGAGTGGTACCGATTTCCCTCTGCCGAAGTGGAGGCTGTGGCGTGTCAGCAGGCAATGGAAAAGGTGTCAGGATAGAATTTGATGATGAAAATGACATGAACGTTGGTGGAACAAATGCAGCTATAG ATACCACTTCAGTAGCAGAGGCGCGTCATAACCCTAGCATAGGTGAAGGAAGCGTCGGAGGACTGACTGGCAGCTTGAGTGCAAGTGGTAGCCACATGGATAGAATAGGAGCCATTCGAGACAACTTAAGTGAAACCGCTAGTACCATGGCCCTGGCCGGGGCTAGCATAACAGGGAGTCTCTCAGGAAGTGCAATGGTTAACTGCTTTAACAG ACTGGAAGTGCAAGCAGATGTGCAGAAAGAACGATACAGTCTGAGTGGAGAATCTGGCACAGTTAGCTTGGGAACGGTTAGTGACAATGCAAGTACCAAAGCAATGGCAGGATCCATCCTGAACTCCTACATCCCTTTGGACAG GGAAGGCAACAGTATGGAAGTGCAAGTGGATATTGAATCAAAGCCAGCCAAATTCAGACACAACAGCGGGAGCAGCAGCGTTGAAGATGGCAGTGCTGCGGGGCGCGGCAACGCCGGGTGTTCGGCCACCTGCTTGCCAGAAAGTAAATCTAGCGCCACCAAGTGGTCCAAAGAAACAACAGcgggaaaaaaatgtaaaggtaAACTGAGAAAGAAGAGTAGCGTGAAGATAAATGAGACGAGAGAGGACATGGATGCTCAGCTGTTGGAACAACAAAGCACAAACTCCAGTGAATTTGACTCTCCCTCTCTTAGTGATAGTATTCCATCTGTAGCAGATTCTCACTCGAGTCATTTTTCTGAGTTTAGCTGCTCAGATATGGAAAGTATGAAAACTTCCTGCAGCCATGGTTCCAGCGACTATCATACCCGCTTCACCACAGTCAGTGTTCTCCCAGAGGTGGAAAATGATCGCTTGGAAAACTCTCCACAGCCAAGTGGAATCCCTGTGCCTGTTCCAACAGCCCCCAGCACTGATGTTCCACAGCTGAGTTACATTGCTGAGGAAAGCATTAATAATGGATCGTCAACAGATGTAGATTTAGGTGTTggtgaaacactgaaagaaacaaacaacaaccaTTCACAACATGCTGTGGAATTAAGCACTACTATTCAGACTGAAATTTAA